One window of Oryza brachyantha chromosome 12, ObraRS2, whole genome shotgun sequence genomic DNA carries:
- the LOC102721785 gene encoding proteasome adapter and scaffold protein ECM29 — MAEPSSPAAGQTDAEREEALDRMLTRLALAEDARLAPLLARVLPYAITSLASPAASVRKLVMEILSHINKRVKHRPEISLPMLDLWRIYTESISSTIVRNFCVVYIEMAFDRLLSEDKGSIAPDLLINISNVPEQHQGIILRLVVKAIGECNTHKVDDTVSSKYQAISGSNDGLVFADFCFHTILYQTPPQGIGCPAGLSVAQSDRVTGKLPLKGDTLTSRKLGILNVIEAMQLAPEIVYPLYLASASDSQESVAKRGEELLKSKASTVNLEDPDLIKRLFSLFNGTPSAENIASELKVTPAHSSLRIRLMGVFCRSIAAANAFPYTLQCIFGCIYGNATTSRLKQLGMEFTVWVFKHAANDQLKLIGPVILSGILRSLDGSSTTEAGSSSRDIKIFAYQAIGLLATRMPNLFSKRTDMAIRLFTALRLEEQSLRLTIQEAATSLATAYKDASVVILKDLEELLLENSQQEQSEVRFSVVRWATTLYDMTHCPSRYICMIGASDVKLDIREMALTGLNLLSDERQSSAIATDSNYPDVAEMVNYIYSQQPQLLHCDEQRNGKLLFPIKTFLAMIKFLMKCFEKSDVPYFLQEDLSNSPVAKLCVILEHAMSYEGSSELHALALKSLVDISSRQPKLVSSRYMNRLRWLRTLLGHVDAEAREAASRLLGITSSALSSTAALDLLSELTSTFDQNHPSRFENYHGLLCAIGYITAGCLKESYITEEMVQKSTDVLVKVVESESSTLASTAMEALGHIGLRCALPSINRNSSQDALLTILNERLAKLLSENDTKAIQKILISLGHLSWNELSFAHLNNALDLIFSLSRSKVEDVLFAAGEALSFIWGEVPVSTDVILETNFVSLSQATNYLTGDAPLLVSVNSNKRSGCEEAHAMAREEIIKRLFDTLIYSSRKEERCAGTVWLVSLTMYCGQHPKILELLPQIQEALTHLLGDQNDLTQDLASQGMSIVYELGDASMKEQLVHALVNTLSGAAKKKRAIKLMEDSEVFQEGTIGNNPTGGKLSTYKELCSLANEMGQPDLIYKFMDLANYQAAINSKRGAAFGFSKIAKQAGEALQPHLHALLPRLVRYQYDPDKNIQDSMAHIWKLIVADPKKTIDEHYDLIVEDLLVQSGSRLWRSREASCLALADIIQGRRYSQVSKHLRKIWMTTFRVMDDIKETVRNAGDSLCRAVSSLTVRLCDVSLTSASDANETMNIVLPYLLSEGILSKVSSVQKASISLVMKLAKGAGPALKPHLSELVSCMLECLSSLEDQRLNYVEMHAGNVGIQSEKLESLRIAVAKDSPMWETLDICLKVVDKESLDLLVPRLAQMVKSAVGLNTRVGVASFITLLVQKVMVEIKPYAATLLRILYSAILEEKSSAAKRAFASSCASVLKYASPSQAQKLIEDTASLHLGEKNAQLSAAVLIKAYLSNAPDVLSGYNAVVLPVIFASRFDDDKDISALYGELWEDIPSSERVTLQLYLPEIVSLLCDCMSSSSWAGKRKSAKAIKRLCDALGESLSVHHNNILKSLLKELPGRFWEGKDAILDALASLCSSCHAAITAEDSGMPTVILNAVCVACSRKSKLYREAAFSCLQQVITAFRDPGFFNIVFPMLYEVSNQSVICKTRGSSPLAASSSAEQDESEGVSVSLDKVLKCVASCITIAFPQNIVNQRKNILEIILNSLSPEESWQIKLSSFLCIKELCHKFQNSDGSNNWPQETTYLVEELFHLTAPKVMDVISLVKIAQVHTAASECLLELSKLYRDFPLADRKGAKFTDELGELFESEKGEQAKSILKQCTTILKDLEDPTGVAREMD; from the exons ATGGCGGAgccatcgtcgccggccgcggggCAGACCGAcgcggagagggaggaggcgctggACAGGATGCTGACGCGGCTGGCCCTCGCCGAAGACGCCCGCCTCGCCCCGCTGCTCGCCCGCGTCCTCCCCTACGCCATCACCTCGctcgcctcccccgccgcgtCCGTCCGCAAGCTC GTTATGGAAATTCTCAGCCACATTAACAAACGTGTGAAGCACAGGCCAGAGATTTCACTGCCCATGCTTGATTTATGGAGGATCTATACTGAATCTATTTCCTCAACAATAGTTCGGAACTTCTGTGTTGTTTATATTGAGATGGCGTTTGATCGTCTGCTAAGTGAG GACAAGGGAAGCATAGCACCTGATCTTTTAATCAACATATCAAATGTTCCAGAGCAGCATCAGGGAATTATCTTGAGACTCGTAGTGAAG GCTATTGGTGAATGTAACACACATAAGGTCGATGACACTGTTTCTTCAAAGTATCAAGCCATAAGTGGATCTAATGATGGCTTAGTATTTGCTGACTTTTGTTTTCACACAATACTGTATCAAACACCACCTCAAGG TATCGGATGCCCAGCAGGTCTTTCAGTTGCACAGTCAGATCGTGTTACTGGGAAGCTGCCACTAAAAGGTGACACACTTACATCAAGAAAG CTAGGAATATTGAATGTCATTGAAGCTATGCAGTTGGCACCAGAGATCGTCTACCCTCTTTATTTAGCGTCTGCTTCAGATAG TCAAGAGTCAGTTgctaagagaggagaggagttATTAAAGAGCAAAGCTTCAACTGTGAACTTAGAAGATCCCGACCTTATTAAGAGATTATTCTCACTATTCAATG GTACTCCAAGTGCAGAAAATATAGCTTCAGAACTGAAGGTCACCCCAGCACATAGTTCACTGCGAATTCGCCTTATGGGTGTTTTCTGCCGATCGATTGCTGCAGCAAACGCATTCCCTTACACACTTCAGTGCATCTTTGGCTGCATCTATG GAAACGCAACTACTTCAAGGTTAAAGCAGTTAGGGATGGAGTTTACTGTCTGGGTTTTCAAACAT GCAGCAAACGACCAACTAAAGTTAATCGGTCCAGTTATTCTCAGTGGAATATTACGTTCGCTCGATGGTTCTTCCACTACAGAAGCAG GTTCTTCCAGTagagatattaaaatatttgcatACCAGGCCATTGGTTTGCTTGCCACTCGCATGCCTAATTTATTCAG CAAAAGAACTGACATGGCTATACGACTCTTTACTGCTTTAAGATTAGAGGAGCAATCTCTTCGTTTGACAATTCAGGAGGCAGCTACTTCCCTTGCTACAGCATACAAG GATGCTTCAGTTGTAATACTGAAAGATCTTGAGGAACTTCTTCTGGAAAATTCTCAACAG GAGCAAAGTGAGGTCCGATTTTCTGTTGTAAGATGGGCAACAACACTATATGATATGACGCACTGCCCAAGCCGGTACATTTGCATGATTGGTGCTTCAGATGTAAAACTGGACATAAG GGAAATGGCTTTAACTGGTCTAAATCTCTTAAGTGATGAAAGACAGTCCTCTGCAATAGCGACTGATTCCAACTATCCTGATGTTGCGGAGATggtaaattatatttacagCCAACAGCCTCAGTTGCTGCATTGTGATGAGCAGAGGAACGGAAAGTTGCTTTTCCCAATAAAAACATTTCTTGCAATGATAAAGTTTCTAATGAAGTGTTTTGAGAAAAGTGATGTCCCATATTTTCTTCAAGAAGATCTATCTAATTCTCCAGTAGCAAAATTGTGTGTGATTTTAGAACATGCCATGTCATATGAAGGGTCTAGTGAACTTCACGCGCTGGCCTTGAAGTCATTGGTCGATATTTCCTCTCGTCAACCAAAG TTGGTGTCATCACGGTATATGAACCGTTTACGTTGGCTAAGAACTTTACTGGGCCATGTTGATGCTGAAGCTCGTGAAGCAGCCTCACGTCTTCTTGGTATTACTTCTTCAGCGCTTTCAAGCACTGCTGCACTGGATCTTCTGTCTGAGCTCACttcaacatttgatcaaaatcaCCCATCAAG ATTCGAAAATTACCATGGATTGTTATGTGCAATTGGGTATATAACTGCGGGCTGTTTAAAGGAATCTTAT ATAACTGAAGAAATGGTACAGAAATCAACTGATGTTCTTGTAAAAGTTGTTGAATCTGAGAGTTCGACATTGGCTTCCACTGCGATGGAAGCTCTTGGTCATATTGGTCTGCGCTGTGCATTGCCTTCTATTAACCGAAACTCCTCTCAAG ATGCACTTTTAACAATCCTGAATGAGAGGCTGGCTAAGCTGCTTTCTGAGAATGATACTAAAGCTATACAAAAGATTTTGATATCACTGGGACACCTATCTTGGAATGAGTTGTCCTTTGCACATCTGAATAATGCTTTGGacttaatttttagcctttcACGCTCTAAG GTGGAAGATGTTCTTTTTGCAGCTGGGGAAGCGCTATCTTTTATATGGGGGGAAGTTCCTGTGAGCACAGATGTAATACTAGAAACAAATTTTGTCTCCCTTTCCCAGGCCACAAACTATCTTACTGGTGATGCACCCCTACTTGTCTCTGTTAACTCCAATAAAAGAAGCGGTTGTGAAGAAGCACATGCAATGGCTCGAGAAGAAATTATAAAAAGGTTGTTTGATACACTAATTTATAGCAGTAGAAAAGAGGAACGGTGTGCAGGTACTGTCTGGTTGGTCTCACTTACAATGTACTGCGGTCAGCATCCAAAGATCCTCGAACTGCTTCCACAAATTCAG GAAGCTCTTACCCACCTTCTTGGTGATCAGAATGACCTTACACAAGATCTGGCATCCCAAGGCATGAGTATTGTATATGAGCTTGGTGACGCATCTATGAAGGAGCAGCTGGTTCATGCTCTTGTGAATACACTGTCTGGCGCAGCAAAGAAGAAAAGGGCCATCAAG CTGATGGAGGATTCAGAGGTTTTTCAAGAAGGAACTATTGGCAATAATCCTACTGGAGGAAAGCTTAGCACATACAAGGAGCTTTGTAGCCTTGCCAATGAGATGGGCCAACCTGACTTAATATACAAGTTCATGGATCTAGCTAATTATCAGGCTGCTATCAATTCCAAGAGGGGTGCTGCTTTTGGATTTTCCAAGATAGCCAAGCAAGCTGGTGAGGCACTTCAACCTCATCTGCATGCCTTACTTCCCAGGCTTGTCCGTTACCAATATGATCCTGATAAAAACATCCAG GATTCCATGGCACACATATGGAAATTAATTGTTGCAGATCCAAAGAAAACAATAGATGAACATTACGATCTAATAGTAGAAGATTTATTGGTTCAATCTGGATCAAGGCTCTGGCGTTCGCGTGAAGCTTCGTGTCTTGCACTTGCAGACATTATCCAAGGTCGAAGATATAGTCAG GTTTCTAAGcatttgagaaaaatatggatgaccacCTTCCGAGTGATGGATGATATTAAGGAAACTGTGCGAAATGCTGGTGACAGTTTGTGCCGAGCTGTAAGCTCATTGACAGTTAGGCTCTGTGATGTATCACTTACTTCTGCATCTGATGCCAATGAAACAATGAACATTGTACTGCCGTACTTGCTTTCCGAAGGCATACTCAGTAAAGTCTCAAGTGTTCAAAAGGCATCTATAAGTTTGGTTATGAAGCTTGCTAAG GGGGCTGGCCCTGCACTTAAGCCACATCTGTCAGAACTTGTCAGCTGTATGCTCGAATGTTTATCAAGTCTGGAGGATCAAAGGTTAAACTATGTCGAG ATGCATGCAGGGAATGTTGGCATCCAAAGTGAAAAGCTTGAAAGCTTGCGCATAGCTGTGGCTAAAGATTCTCCGATGTGGGAAACCCTTGATATCTGTTTAAAAGTTGTTGACAAAGAATCACTGGATCTATTAGTTCCTCGCCTAGCTCAAATGGTTAAATCTGCTGTTGGTCTCAATACAAG GGTTGGTGTTGCTAGCTTTATCACCTTGTTAGTACAGAAGGTCATGGTCGAAATCAAACCATATGCAGCAACGTTGCTGAGGATATTGTACAGTGCTATTCTGGAAGAAAAGAGTTCTGCAGCTAAAAGGGCATTTGCATCATCTTGTGcttcagttttaaaatatgccagCCCTTCTCAGGCTCAGAAACTTATTGAAGATACCGCTTCTCTGCATTTAggtgaaaaaaatgctcaGTTATCTGCTGCAGTTCTTATTAAAGCTTACTTAAGCAATGCACCAGATGTTCTTAGTGGATACAATGCAGTTGTTCTCCCAGTAATTTTTGCTTCAAG ATTTGATGATGACAAAGACATCAGTGCATTGTATGGAGAACTTTGGGAGGATATTCCTAGTAGCGAAAGAGTAACCCTCCAACTATACTTACCAGAAATTGTGTCTCTTCTGTGTGATTGCATGTCCTCGTCGTCATGGGCAGGGAAGAGAAAG TCAGCTAAGGCTATCAAAAGACTATGTGATGCTCTAGGAGAATCCCTCTCTGTGCACCACAATAATATTCTCAAATCACTTTTGAAAGAACTACCTGGTCGATTTTGGGAG GGAAAAGATGCTATTCTGGATGCACTTGCTTCACTTTGTTCAAGCTGTCATGCTGCTATAACTGCAGAAGACTCTGGCATGCCTACTGTTATTCTAAATGCTGTTTGTGTTGCATGCAGTAGGAAGTCAAAATTGTACCGTGAAGCAGCTTTCTCGTGTTTACAGCAA GTGATTACAGCATTTAGAGATCCGGGATTCTTCAATATTGTTTTTCCCATGCTGTATGAGGTTTCTAATCAATCTGTCATTTGTAAAACAAGGGGCTCATCTCCGCTTGCTGCATCCTCTAGTGCTG AGCAAGATGAAAGTGAAGGTGTCTCTGTTTCTCTTGATAAGGTGCTGAAATGTGTAGCATCTTGCATCACTATTGCT
- the LOC102716921 gene encoding cytochrome P450 94B3-like: MAMDSYYYSMLFLLPPILYMSYHLTRTLAEKKPTTHGLKAHPLLGHLPAFVRNSHRFLDWTTELIVGSPEMRMGFWIPGMRTGIITGNPADVEHILRANFANYPKGEHAIGMLEDFLGHGLFNSDGEQWQWQRKNASYGFSTRSLRKFVVDVVQAEIADRLLPLLRRAADGGGDAILDLEDVLQRFGFDTICAVAFGHDPRCLADGGVMEEAKSEFMHTFGEAQDLVVGRFFDPIEVSWKIKKWLNVGTERRLRKAIADVHAFAMDVVRTRRQSASVQDRDDVLSRFVASDEHSDEVLRDIVLSFLIAGRETTASGLTWFFWLLSSRPHVVTRIAGEVRAARKATGTRPGEPFGFDALREMHYLHAALTESMRLYPPAPIDSQSCAADDTLPDGTAIRAGWSVTYSAYAMGRLAAIWGEDCMEYKPERWLGEDGAFQPASPFRFTVFHAGPRMCLGKDMAYVQMKSIVASLLEEFEVDVVKEVAGGGVPEHVLSVTLRMKGGLPVKIRRKTEALLEEDACQSE; encoded by the coding sequence ATGGCAATGGACTCTTACTACTATTCCatgctcttcctcctccctccgatACTCTACATGTCCTATCACCTCACCAGAACGCTCGCCGAGAAGAAGCCCACCACCCATGGCCTCAAGGCGCACCCGCTGCTCGGCCACCTCCCGGCGTTCGTCAGGAACAGCCACCGCTTCCTCGACTGGACGACGGAGCTCATCGTCGGCAGCCCGGAGATGAGGATGGGCTTCTGGATCCCCGGGATGCGCACCGGCATCATTACCGGCAACCCGGCCGACGTCGAGCACATCCTGCGCGCCAACTTCGCCAACTATCCCAAGGGGGAGCACGCCATTGGCATGCTCGAGGATTTCCTCGGCCATGGCCTGTTCAACTCCGACGGCGAGCAGTGGCAATGGCAGCGCAAGAACGCTAGCTACGGGTTCAGCACGCGCTCCCTGCGCAAgttcgtcgtcgacgtcgtgcAGGCCGAGATCGCtgaccgcctcctcccgctgctccgccgcgccgcagaTGGTGGCGGCGATGCCATCCTCGACTTGGAGGACGTGCTCCAACGATTTGGGTTCGACACCATCTGCGCAGTGGCGTTCGGGCACGACCCGCGCTgcctcgccgacggcggcgtcaTGGAGGAGGCCAAGTCGGAGTTCATGCACACCTTCGGCGAGGCCCAGGACCTCGTCGTCGGTCGCTTCTTCGACCCCATCGAGGTCTCCTGGAAGATCAAGAAGTGGCTTAACGTCGGCACCGAGCGTCGCCTGAGGAAGGCCATCGCCGACGTCCACGCCTTCGCCATGGACGTCGTCCGCACCCGGCGCCAGAGTGCGTCCGTGCAAGACAGAGACGACGTCCTGTCAAGGTTCGTGGCGAGCGACGAGCACAGCGACGAGGTCCTCCGTGACATCGTCCTCAGCTTCCTCATCGCCGGCCGcgagacgacggcgtcggggcTGACGTGGTTCTTCTGGCTCTTGTCATCACGGCCGCACGTGGTGACGCGcatcgccggcgaggtccGTGCGGCGAGGAAGGCAACCGGCACGCGCCCCGGCGAGCCGTTCGGGTTCGACGCGCTCCGGGAGATGCACTACCTCCACGCGGCGCTCACCGAGTCGATGCGGCTGtacccgccggcgccgatcgACTCGCAGTCGTGCGCGGCGGACGACACGCTCCCCGACGGCACGGCCATCCGCGCCGGCTGGTCGGTGACGTACAGCGCGTACGCCATGGGGAGGCTCGCCGCCATATGGGGCGAGGACTGCATGGAGTACAAGCCGGAGCGGTGgctcggcgaggacggcgcgTTCCAGCCGGCGAGCCCGTTCCGGTTCACGGTGTTCCACGCCGGGCCGAGGATGTGCCTGGGGAAGGACATGGCGTACGTGCAGATGAAGTCCATCGTTGCTAGCTTGCTGGAGGAGTTCGAGGTCGACGTCGTGAaggaggtcgccggcggcggcgtgccggaGCACGTGCTCTCGGTAACACTGAGGATGAAGGGTGGGTTGCCTGTGAAGATACGGAGAAAGACGGAAGCTTTACTAGAGGAGGATGCTTGTCAAAGTGAGTGA
- the LOC102716643 gene encoding tryptamine hydroxycinnamoyltransferase 1 encodes MEVQVKRTFAVPPPPCETEEVPLTVFDLVAPTYHVTVLFAFSPPNPTTRALLDALLATLPHFPLLTARLHRGGGRRRGPFFVTGRGGAGALVVEAEVSSELSEHLPLAPSPELARLHPPANTGLPTEHLLLLQINRFACGGLVVASSAHHQAADGFSMSTFFHAWTDAVRRNGATPLDRPLPYGPGSLSPRRPPRCEFEHRGAEFLLRDGAVARNQGTAVVRVDLSEVANLLLHYPSEFVAELKRRAQGKYTTFETVSAHVWKKITAVRALDAGARTSVNVSVNGRARLGTAAVPNGFFGNLIINASSGATAGELTTGTLADAAALVRAGIRAVDRRYFQSFIDFGALHDDGEEPLEPADEDEPGVLSPDVDSDSWLHLELHRLDLGCGGRLAGILPAKVPQDGVVVVMPSLRKGGGVEVFVALWEKHAKELTSIAYTMD; translated from the coding sequence ATGGAGGTGCAGGTGAAGAGGACTTTCGCCgtgccgcctccgccatgcGAGACGGAGGAGGTGCCGCTCACCGTGTTCGACCTCGTCGCGCCGACCTACCACGTCACCGTCCTCTTCGCCTTCTCGCCGCCCAACCCGACAACCCGCGCTCTCCTCGACGCTCTCCTTGCAACTCTTCCGCACTTCCCGCTCCTCACCGCGCGCCTCCACCGCGGTGGTGGCCGTCGTCGAGGCCCGTTCTTCGTTACGGGCagaggtggcgccggcgcgctcGTCGTCGAGGCTGAGGTGTCGTCTGAGCTCTCTGAACACCTCCcgctcgcgccgtcgccggagctcGCGCGCCTCCACCCGCCGGCCAACACGGGCTTGCCGACGGAGCACCTGCTCCTGTTACAGATAAACCGCTTTGCCTGCGGCGGCCTCGTGGTTGCCTCGTCGGCGCACCACCAGGCCGCCGATGGGTTCTCCATGAGCACCTTCTTTCACGCGTGGACCGACGCCGTCCGTCGCAACGGCGCGACGCCTCTCGACCGCCCTCTCCCGTACGGCCCTGGCTCTCTCTCGCCGCGCCGACCGCCGAGGTGCGAGTTCGAGCACCGCGGCGCGGAGTTCTTGCTGCGCGACGGCGCTGTCGCAAGGAATCAGGGCACCGCCGTCGTCCGTGTCGACCTTTCCGAGGTCGCCAACCTGCTGCTGCATTACCCGAGCGAGTTCGTCGCCGAGCTGAAGCGCCGCGCGCAGGGCAAGTACACAACCTTCGAGACCGTGTCGGCGCACGTTTGGAAGAAGATCACCGCCGTGCGGGcgctcgacgccggcgcgcGCACGTCGGTGAACGTCTCCGTCAACGGCCGCGCCCGTCTCGGGACGGCCGCTGTGCCCAACGGGTTCTTCGGAAACCTCATCATCAACGCCAGCTCCGGCGCCACCGCAGGGGAGCTGACCACCGGCACCCtcgcggacgcggcggcgctggttCGCGCGGGGATCAGAGCTGTCGACCGGCGCTACTTCCAGTCGTTCATCGACTTCGGGGCGCTGCacgacgacggtgaggagCCACTGGAACCGGCGGACGAGGACGAGCCGGGCGTTCTGTCGCCGGACGTGGACTCGGACAGCTGGCTTCACCTTGAGCTGCACCGGTTGGACCTGGGATGTGGCGGGCGGTTGGCCGGGATCCTGCCGGCGAAGGTGCCGCAGGacggggtggtggtggtgatgccgAGCCTGAGGAAAGGTGGTGGGGTGGAGGTGTTCGTGGCGCTGTGGGAGAAGCACGCCAAGGAGCTGACCAGCATCGCTTACACCATGGATTAA
- the LOC102718235 gene encoding pentatricopeptide repeat-containing protein At1g52620-like yields MSRLLPRITPLPHRRRRRPNPLISPAVAASLARVLATRSTDPTWARSLAALLPSPLSDARLAAAVSSLPDPDLALALLSWSHSPDHHGALPGPTPLSHSALLRLLARSLRFDAVEDTLQSMSLAGAAPTRACLGALVAAYADGGMLGKATEMCERVREQYGSLPEVTHCNTLLKLLVEKRLWDDAHKLYDEMLAEESGADNYSTFVLVRGLCLEGRVEEGLKLIEARWGVGCIPHVVFYNVLIDGYCRRGDMGRGLLLLGEMETKGFLPTVVTYGSLINWLRRKGDLEKIGSLFLEMKKRGLSPNVQIYNSVIDALCKSRSATQAMAILKHMFASGCKPDIITFNALISGLCHEGHVQKAEHFLREAIRRELNPNQFSYTPLIHGFCMRGQLTAASDFLVEMMGRGHAPDVVTFGALIHGLVVVGKVTDALVVREKMAERQVLPDVNIYNVLISGLCKKHMLSAAKNILEEMLEQNIQANEFVYATLIDGFIRSENLGDAKKIFEFMEQKGVRPDIVSCNAMIKGYCQFGMMSEAIQCMSNMRKVGCIPDEFTYTTVISGYAKQGNIIGALRWLCDMIKRKCKPNIVTYSSLINGYCKIGDTDTAEGLFADMLAEGLFPNVITYTTLIGSLFKKDNVLRACSYFESMLLNNCSPNDVTLHYLVNGLTSGSAINNSISCNTYEVHDKDVLLVVFKKLVSDIGDLRNSAYNAIIFSLCRHNMLGEALDFKNRMAKKGYVANPVTFLSLLYGFCSVGKSVNWKNILPNEVQRDEFKIIFRYKTLFDQYVAESVCYEVSSVLQQYHEEFLQQVEQKFANS; encoded by the coding sequence ATGTCTAGACTCCTGCCACGCATCACCCCGCTcccgcatcgccgccgccgccgtcccaaCCCTTTGATCTCCCCTGCCGTCGCCGCATCGCTCGCCCGCGTCCTCGCCACCCGCTCCACGGACCCCACCTGGGCTCGCTccctcgccgcgctgctcccCTCCCCGCTCTCCGacgcccgcctcgccgccgccgtctcctccctTCCCGACCCCGACCTCGCCCTCGCGCTCCTCTCCTGGTCCCACTCCCCCGACCACCATGGCGCCCTCCCCGGCCCtacccctctctcccactccGCGCTGCTCCGTCTCCTCGCGCGCTCCCTCCGCTTCGACGCCGTGGAGGACACGCTCCAGTCCATGTCTCTCGCGGGCGCCGCGCCCACGCGCGCCTGCCTcggcgcgctcgtcgccgcctacgCCGACGGAGGCATGCTCGGTAAGGCCACCGAAATGTGCGAGCGCGTCAGGGAGCAGTACGGTTCGCTCCCGGAGGTGACCCATTGCAACACTCTGCTCAAGCTCCTAGTGGAGAAGCGGCTCTGGGACGACGCCCACAAGTTGTATGATGAAATGCTTGCGGAGGAGAGTGGTGCGGATAACTACAGTACCTTTGTGCTTGTCCGGGGGCTATGCCTGGAAGGGCGAGTGGAGGAGGGTTTGAAATTGATTGAGGCAAGGTGGGGAGTTGGATGCATCCCGCATGTCGTGTTCTATAACGTCTTGATCGATGGGTATTGCCGGCGTGGGGACATGGGTAGAGGATTGTTGCTCTTAGGAGAAATGGAGACAAAGGGATTCTTGCCAACCGTTGTGACATATGGATCTCTTATAAATTGGCTCAGGAGGAAAGGTGACCTAGAGAAGATTGGTAGCTTATTCTTGGAGATGAAGAAAAGGGGATTGTCCCCCAATGTCCAGATTTATAACAGTGTCATCGATGCTTTGTGCAAATCCCGGTCTGCAACACAGGCAATGGCGATCTTGAAGCACATGTTTGCAAGTGGATGTAAACCAGATATCATCACATTTAATGCTTTGATATCTGGGCTTTGCCATGAAGGGCATGTCCAAAAGGCTGAGCATTTTCTGAGGGAGGCCATCAGGAGGGAGTTGAACCCAAATCAGTTTAGCTATACTCCATTGATACATGGCTTCTGTATGAGAGGACAGTTGACAGCTGCATCAGATTTTCTTGTGGAAATGATGGGCAGAGGGCATGCTCCTGATGTGGTCACATTTGGAGCACTAATTCATGGTCTTGTAGTTGTTGGGAAGGTTACTGACGCTTTGGTTGTCCGTGAGAAGATGGCAGAAAGGCAGGTGCTCCCAGATGTTAACATATATAATGTATTGATTAGTGGTCTATGCAAGAAACACATGCTTTCTGCAGCTAAGAACATTCTTGAGGAGATGCTTGAACAAAATATCCAAGCTAATGAGTTTGTTTATGCCACATTAATTGACGGGTTCATTAGGAGTGAGAATCTTGGTGAcgcaaagaaaatatttgaattcatGGAACAAAAGGGCGTCCGCCCTGATATTGTTAGCTGCAATGCCATGATAAAAGGCTACTGTCAGTTTGGAATGATGAGTGAGGCAATTCAATGCATGAGTAACATGAGAAAGGTTGGGTGCATCCCAGATGAGTTTACATATACTACAGTTATTAGTGGCTATGCTAAACAAGGTAACATTATTGGAGCTCTAAGGTGGTTATGTGACATGATCAAGCGGAAATGCAAGCCAAATATTGTCACATACTCTTCATTAATAAATGGGTACTGCAAGATAGGTGATACAGACACTGCAGAAGGCTTGTTTGCAGATATGCTGGCTGAAGGTCTATTTCCTAATGTGATAACTTATACCACTCTAATTGGTAGCctgtttaaaaaagataatgtaCTCAGAGCTTGTTCGTACTTTGAAAGCATGTTGTTGAACAATTGTTCTCCTAATGATGTTACTTTGCATTATCTAGTCAATGGGCTCACTAGTGGAAGTGCCATCAACAACTCAATCAGTTGTAACACTTATGAGGTTCATGACAAGGATGTCCTTTTAGTTGTATTCAAGAAGTTGGTTTCTGACATAGGGGATTTGAGGAATTCAGCCTACAATGCCATCATCTTCAGCCTGTGTAGACATAATATGCTTGGGGAAGCACTGGATTTTAAAAACAGAATGGCTAAAAAGGGCTATGTGGCCAATCCTGTCACCTTCCTTTCACTCCTTTATGGCTTTTGTTCTGTTGGGAAATCAGTGAATTGGAAGAACATCCTTCCTAATGAAGTTCAGAGAGATGAATTCAAGATAATCTTTAGGTACAAAACTTTATTTGACCAATATGTAGCTGAGTCAGTTTGCTATGAAGTCTCCAGCGTTTTACAGCAATATCATGAAGAGTTCTTGCAACAAGTGGAGCAGAAATTTGCTAATTCGTGA